A region of Kribbella sp. NBC_01245 DNA encodes the following proteins:
- a CDS encoding carbohydrate ABC transporter permease, translating into MATTTDTGRERVRGFDRVWIFVFLGPFLLLYFGFTLWPLVATVYYSFFDWSGIGPIDNFVGMGNYGSILNDKLFWLAVVNTLIFAVLNTVIKLPLSLLMAIILTRKWLRGTKLFRTVFFAPLIIPVAMAGLIFTYLLNPSNGALNALLLDLHLVDKPVDVFAGRWSALTVIVLVSIWQIFGQYMIYWMAALQNVPEELYEAADIDGASEWQKATQITLPMIKPVAVVILLLALVNAMHVFGLVVTLTGGGPGTSTYVVSYFIYQEAFGSVPFAYGYASAAALLFSVIAFVLVTSQGIFVRRAQKLRKEYGV; encoded by the coding sequence ATGGCGACCACTACCGACACCGGCCGTGAACGGGTCCGGGGATTCGACCGAGTCTGGATCTTCGTCTTCCTGGGCCCGTTCCTGCTGCTGTACTTCGGATTCACGCTGTGGCCGTTGGTTGCCACTGTCTACTATTCGTTCTTCGACTGGTCCGGGATCGGGCCGATCGACAACTTCGTTGGCATGGGCAACTACGGCTCAATCCTGAACGACAAGCTGTTCTGGCTGGCCGTGGTGAACACGTTGATCTTCGCCGTGCTCAACACCGTGATCAAGTTGCCGCTTTCCTTGCTGATGGCAATCATCCTGACGCGCAAGTGGCTACGCGGCACGAAACTGTTCCGCACAGTGTTCTTCGCGCCACTGATCATTCCGGTCGCGATGGCCGGCCTGATCTTCACGTACCTGCTGAACCCGTCCAACGGCGCGCTCAACGCCCTGCTGCTGGACCTGCATCTCGTCGACAAGCCGGTCGACGTGTTCGCGGGCCGGTGGAGCGCGCTGACCGTGATCGTGCTGGTCTCGATCTGGCAGATCTTCGGCCAGTACATGATCTATTGGATGGCCGCGTTGCAGAACGTGCCCGAAGAGCTCTACGAGGCCGCCGATATCGACGGCGCCAGCGAATGGCAGAAGGCCACGCAGATCACCTTGCCGATGATCAAGCCGGTCGCGGTGGTGATCCTGCTGCTCGCGCTGGTCAACGCGATGCACGTGTTCGGCCTGGTCGTCACGCTGACCGGTGGCGGCCCCGGTACCAGCACGTACGTCGTGTCGTACTTCATCTACCAAGAGGCCTTTGGCAGCGTGCCATTCGCGTACGGCTACGCGTCTGCCGCGGCGCTGCTCTTCTCGGTGATCGCGTTCGTGCTGGTCACCAGCCAGGGCATCTTCGTCCGCCGGGCCCAGAAACTCAGGAAGGAGTACGGCGTCTGA
- a CDS encoding carbohydrate ABC transporter permease, with protein MRPSSRRALRNNAVAIPILLVISLIWIYPFLWTISAAFKTQGGLFTGGASLIPDQLNFDNFARAWVNAGFSQYFANTVLYSVVSTFIELVKSALCGYVLARFDFPGRVLLHRLIIATLFIPVASIIIPQFVLVQQLGLLNTRAGVILAMSGSAGALYVLMFTGFFASVPSDLFDAAKLDGAGFPRTFWLILPLAKPVIAVVVIFQFVSNWNEFNIPLVFTLGQPELQNLAVGMLSFKGEHAVDWTGFAAGMTISFAPMLIVFLLFQSYFVRGLAGATKG; from the coding sequence ATGCGTCCCTCGAGTCGTCGCGCCCTGCGCAACAACGCCGTCGCGATCCCGATCCTGCTGGTGATCAGCCTGATCTGGATCTACCCGTTCCTGTGGACGATCTCGGCCGCCTTCAAAACCCAGGGCGGTCTGTTCACCGGTGGCGCGAGCCTGATCCCGGATCAGCTCAACTTCGACAACTTCGCCCGGGCCTGGGTGAACGCGGGGTTCTCGCAGTACTTCGCGAACACCGTGCTCTACTCGGTCGTCTCCACGTTCATCGAGCTGGTCAAGTCGGCCCTGTGCGGGTATGTGCTCGCGCGATTCGACTTCCCCGGCCGGGTTTTGCTGCACCGGTTGATCATCGCCACGCTGTTCATCCCGGTGGCCTCGATCATCATTCCGCAGTTCGTGCTGGTGCAGCAGCTCGGCCTGCTGAACACACGGGCCGGCGTGATCCTGGCGATGTCCGGATCGGCCGGAGCCCTTTATGTATTGATGTTCACGGGGTTCTTCGCCAGTGTCCCGAGTGACCTGTTCGACGCGGCCAAGCTGGACGGCGCGGGCTTCCCGCGTACGTTCTGGCTGATCCTGCCGCTGGCCAAACCGGTCATCGCGGTCGTCGTGATCTTCCAGTTCGTCAGCAACTGGAACGAGTTCAACATCCCGCTGGTGTTCACGTTAGGCCAACCAGAGTTGCAGAACCTTGCCGTCGGCATGCTCTCGTTCAAGGGCGAGCACGCCGTCGACTGGACCGGTTTCGCCGCCGGTATGACCATCTCCTTCGCTCCCATGCTGATCGTCTTCCTGTTGTTCCAGAGCTACTTCGTGCGCGGCCTCGCCGGCGCCACCAAGGGGTGA
- a CDS encoding 5-dehydro-4-deoxyglucarate dehydratase, whose amino-acid sequence MRLDRLSAFPVTAFDAEGDLALDRYREHLRVQIDAGPAAIFACCGTGEFFSLTLDEYAAAIRAAVAEAAGALPVFAGTGYGTAVAKQYADAAREAGADGLLVLPPYLVKASQQGLLDHYGALARHAGLPLIAYQRDNAVFTADSVAALAKIPGVIGFKDGVGDLDLMQRAMAAAPELLYLNGLPTAEVTARSYRAIGVRAYSSAVHCFAPEIAHAFEAAVVRGDDVQVNRLLKEFYLPLVALRDKGQGYAVSLVKAAVRSRWTDVGSVRSPLTDPTPAHLEELESIIDRGLALVRKEAA is encoded by the coding sequence ATGCGTCTCGACCGTTTGTCCGCCTTCCCCGTCACCGCGTTCGACGCCGAGGGCGACCTCGCCCTCGACCGATATCGCGAGCACCTGCGGGTGCAGATCGATGCCGGACCGGCCGCGATCTTCGCGTGTTGCGGCACCGGGGAGTTCTTCTCACTCACCCTCGACGAGTACGCCGCCGCCATCCGCGCGGCGGTCGCCGAGGCGGCCGGCGCCCTCCCGGTTTTCGCCGGCACGGGGTACGGCACCGCGGTCGCCAAGCAGTACGCCGATGCCGCTCGCGAGGCTGGCGCGGACGGCCTGCTGGTCCTCCCGCCGTACCTGGTGAAGGCCTCCCAGCAAGGGCTGCTCGACCACTACGGCGCGCTGGCGCGGCATGCGGGTCTGCCGTTGATCGCGTACCAGCGGGACAACGCGGTCTTCACGGCCGACAGCGTTGCGGCGCTCGCCAAGATCCCGGGCGTGATCGGGTTCAAGGACGGCGTGGGCGATCTCGACCTGATGCAACGGGCGATGGCGGCCGCGCCGGAGTTGCTTTATCTGAACGGATTGCCGACGGCCGAGGTGACCGCGCGTTCGTACCGGGCGATCGGCGTCCGGGCGTATTCGTCCGCCGTGCACTGCTTCGCGCCGGAGATCGCGCATGCCTTCGAGGCGGCAGTCGTCCGCGGGGACGACGTACAGGTCAACAGGTTGTTGAAGGAGTTCTACCTGCCGCTGGTGGCCCTGCGCGACAAGGGACAGGGGTACGCCGTGTCGTTGGTGAAGGCCGCCGTTCGGTCGCGGTGGACGGATGTCGGATCGGTGCGTTCGCCGTTGACCGATCCGACGCCCGCGCATCTCGAAGAGCTGGAGTCGATCATCGACCGGGGTCTCGCCCTGGTCCGTAAGGAGGCCGCATGA
- a CDS encoding glucarate dehydratase family protein has translation MRISEVVITPIAMKDPPLRNIHGVHQPYALRSILQVRTDDGLEGLGETYGDKAILDALRLVAPRLTGLDPFDLNGLERIVGEALGGVASEATHGLIGAASASKTLSTVFSAFEVACWDLQGRALGRPVAELLGGRVRDAVPYSGYLFFKPATHVPSPSYADDPWGEAMTADGIVAQARRMVDEYGFGSLKLKGGVLPALDEADVILALRDAFPAHPLRLDPNTGWTVETSIAVGRKLEGVLEYLEDPTGGIEGMATVAREVSMPLATNMCVTAFEHLEPAIRQNAVGVVLSDHHFWGGMRRSRELAAVCRTFGLGLSMHSNSHLGISLAAMTQLAAATPELTYACDTHYPYLVEDVVVEGVLRFVDGAVPVPTGPGLGVELDLDSLGRLAEQYERAGFDTRDDVTPMLAVDPAWDPVIPRW, from the coding sequence ATGAGGATCTCCGAGGTCGTCATCACGCCGATCGCGATGAAGGACCCGCCGCTGCGCAACATCCACGGCGTGCACCAGCCGTACGCGTTGCGCTCGATCCTGCAGGTCCGGACGGACGACGGTCTGGAAGGGCTCGGCGAGACGTACGGCGACAAGGCCATTCTCGACGCGTTGCGCCTCGTGGCTCCGCGTTTGACGGGGCTGGATCCGTTCGACCTCAATGGGCTGGAGCGGATCGTTGGCGAGGCTTTGGGCGGGGTCGCGTCGGAGGCGACGCATGGGTTGATCGGCGCGGCGAGTGCGTCGAAGACGTTGTCCACGGTGTTCTCCGCCTTTGAGGTCGCGTGCTGGGATCTGCAAGGGCGTGCGCTCGGGCGGCCGGTGGCGGAGCTCCTCGGCGGCCGCGTGCGGGATGCCGTTCCCTATAGCGGGTACCTCTTCTTCAAGCCGGCCACGCATGTGCCGTCACCGAGCTATGCGGATGACCCCTGGGGTGAGGCGATGACGGCGGACGGCATCGTCGCGCAGGCCCGGCGGATGGTCGACGAGTATGGGTTCGGCTCGCTCAAACTCAAGGGTGGCGTGCTGCCCGCTCTTGACGAGGCGGACGTGATTCTCGCGTTGCGCGACGCCTTCCCGGCCCATCCGCTGCGGCTCGACCCGAACACCGGCTGGACCGTCGAGACGAGTATCGCCGTCGGCCGCAAGCTGGAGGGAGTGCTCGAGTATCTCGAGGACCCGACGGGCGGTATCGAGGGCATGGCGACTGTTGCCCGCGAGGTGTCGATGCCGTTGGCAACCAATATGTGTGTTACGGCCTTCGAGCATCTCGAGCCGGCGATCCGGCAGAACGCGGTCGGCGTGGTCCTCTCTGATCACCACTTCTGGGGTGGGATGCGTCGATCGCGCGAATTGGCGGCGGTCTGCCGCACCTTCGGCCTCGGGCTCTCCATGCACTCGAACTCGCACCTCGGGATCAGTCTCGCCGCGATGACGCAACTGGCGGCTGCCACCCCCGAGCTGACGTATGCCTGCGACACTCACTACCCCTACCTGGTCGAGGACGTCGTGGTCGAAGGCGTATTGCGGTTTGTGGATGGCGCTGTGCCGGTTCCGACGGGGCCGGGGTTGGGCGTTGAGTTGGATCTGGACTCGTTGGGACGACTGGCTGAGCAGTACGAGCGGGCCGGGTTCGACACGCGGGATGACGTCACGCCGATGCTGGCGGTCGATCCGGCGTGGGACCCGGTGATCCCTCGATGGTGA